The following are encoded in a window of Torulaspora globosa chromosome 4, complete sequence genomic DNA:
- the PAA1 gene encoding polyamine acetyltransferase (ancestral locus Anc_8.190) codes for MASSTLPLHMYIRPLTLEDAKQVADLESQGFPPNERASSQIIDYRLTACPELCSGLFIREFDSNSKEVKKEELVGHILGTKIPKASSAAATFITLESMGESHSESSDTIGIHSMVISKDHQRKNLATLLLTDYIQKLSNQEIGKKIAIIAHEPLVPFYERVGFKVVGENKDVASDAQFANIKWIDMVRELVKEEYEN; via the coding sequence ATGGCTTCATCTACTCTACCGCTGCATATGTACATTAGGCCGCTGACCCTGGAAGACGCTAAGCAGGTTGCAGATCTGGAATCTCAAGGTTTCCCCCCTAACGAGCGCGCTTCGTCGCAGATCATTGATTATAGATTGACGGCTTGTCCCGAGCTTTGTTCGGGTCTTTTCATCAGGGAGTTCGACTCAAACTCGAAGgaggtcaagaaagaggaacTGGTAGGCCATATACTGGGCACCAAGATTCCAAAGGCGTCGTCCGCGGCAGCTACTTTCATCACTCTAGAGAGTATGGGCGAATCCCATAGCGAGTCCAGCGACACCATCGGCATCCACTCAATGGTCATATCGAAGGATCACCAGAGAAAAAACCTCGCCACGCTGCTGCTTACCGACTACATTCAGAAACTGAGCAACCAGGAGATCGGCAAGAAGATCGCCATCATTGCCCATGAGCCGTTGGTTCCCTTCTATGAGAGGGTTGGCTTCAAAGTGGTCGGCGAAAACAAGGACGTCGCTAGCGACGCCCAATTTGCAAACATCAAATGGATTGACATGGTCAGAGAACTGGTGAAGGAGGAGTACGAAAACTAG
- the FMP16 gene encoding Fmp16p (ancestral locus Anc_8.189), with the protein MGSYGCIPYFEHHCYIKQELCYGSFSLPAHCYSSISDRSLHISPTTVTTMLLPALRISPSLLTKTVSTRTFSLATIVRLPHQKSKLSPEEEKEQKLFDENKARLEKLEHAKIYDGSQRETCEELKKKGDDARIEQNRPDDGVY; encoded by the coding sequence ATGGGCTCTTACGGGTGTATCCCTTATTTTGAACACCACTGCTATATAAAGCAGGAGCTCTGCTATGgttctttctctcttccagctcACTGTTACAGCAGTATAAGCGACAGGAGTTTGCATATTTCACCTACTACAGTTACAACCATGTTGCTCCCAGCCTTAAGAATCTCGCCATCTTTGCTAACAAAAACCGTGTCTACCAGAACGTTCTCGCTGGCTACCATTGTCAGATTGCCACATCAGAAGAGCAAGCTGAGTCCAGAAGAGGAGAAGGAACAAAAGCTGTTCGACGAGAACAAGGCAAGGTTGGAGAAGCTCGAGCACGCAAAGATCTACGACGgaagccaaagagaaaCTTGTGAGGAACTAAAGAAAAAGGGTGACGACGCTCGCATCGAGCAGAACAGACCTGATGATGGTGTCTACTAA
- the DOA4 gene encoding ubiquitin-specific protease DOA4 (ancestral locus Anc_8.188), with translation MTNMKCGTTVTVSTKRCKTLARLSGIAEQFLMQDSSSNGGKDQDMMGLLQRCLDILETYRDEYRKLRDGEQHVTQDQIYEIYESCYVYYKIVHNTVLNKVPNLEEFQIIKKQANPNDQKLMEVYNMLVKSLLKDERIGHIKSFLKEHSMSAVDDAVRSGGAITSSQLQSILDAWDDATLLIDLRQRAEFTEMHIRAKNVICIEPISFKDTYTDLDIEKKSLITSPKNEIELFRARDKFRFIVLYTKKDIGKSSHDFYVQQETVLLNLLLSKTFAKPLSEKTKVCFLEAGISNWVLEGRNCTNGSIADAQGSSHINISKPLPSPHGARPLPNHSYSKSLSLPQSLPLSAHCGGSNAAKSATYFSSPFPSSSPSSSPQLSPSPHAFKNGGSALYPAAPLLVDGSGTRTHDVVLPQDGKDLEAAIQKQRSPLAPMVRVAQGNAKVPVNLNGNSKPPSQPIPSLPQLPHNSGFNLPPLKKYDPDFTVGLENMGNSCYINCIVQCLLGTHELTNIFLNGSFEKHINMNSKLGSKGVLARYFAKLIHSMYRNGSFRLHERTKPVQPMQFKMACGSINSLFKESGQQDCQEFCQFLLDGLHEDLNQCGGNPPLKELSDEAEKMREKLSLRIASSIEWERFLTTDFSVIVDLFQGQYASQLKCQVCGRTSTTYQPFSVLSVPVPRAKSCNLLDCFREFTKIEKLEKEEEWSCPQCKKKQSSTKKLTITRLPRNLIIHLKRFDNMLNKNNVFVQYPLCLDLTSYWANDFDGRLPPGVTDELPARGQVPPFNYKLYGVASHFGSLYGGHYTSYVYKGPNRGWIYFDDTSYRRTKTATECITPNAYVLFYHRVYQN, from the coding sequence ATGACAAACATGAAATGTGGCACTACAGTCACGGTTTCAACGAAACGTTGCAAAACGCTGGCCAGGCTATCTGGCATAGCGGAACAATTTCTGATGCAGGATAGCTCATCTAATGGAGGAAAAGACCAAGACATGATGGGATTACTACAGAGGTGTTTGGACATTCTGGAGACGTACAGGGATGAATACAGAAAGTTGAGGGATGGAGAGCAGCATGTCACGCAAGACCAGATCTATGAGATCTATGAGTCTTGCTACGTTTATTACAAGATAGTTCACAATACGGTGCTGAATAAAGTGCCAAACCTAGAGGAGTTTCAGATAATCAAGAAACAAGCGAACCCGAACGACCAAAAACTTATGGAAGTGTACAACATGTTAGTGAAAAGTCTTCTGAAGGATGAGAGAATTGGTCATATAAAGTCTTTTCTGAAAGAGCATTCGATGTCGGCAGTTGATGATGCCGTTAGGTCAGGCGGCGCGATTACAAGCTCGCAATTGCAGAGTATACTGGATGCTTGGGATGACGCGACGCTACTGATCGATCTGCGACAAAGAGCAGAATTCACTGAGATGCATATCAGGGCTAAGAATGTCATTTGCATTGAACCGATATCATTCAAGGACACATATACTGATTTGGACATTGAGAAAAAATCGTTGATCACCTCGCCCAAGAATGAAATAGAACTGTTTCGTGCCAGGGATAAATTTAGATTCATTGTGCTTTACACCAAGAAGGATATAGGCAAATCCAGCCACGATTTTTATGTCCAGCAGGAAACAGTGCTATTGAATCTGCTATTAAGCAAGACCTTTGCTAAGCCTCTCTCTGAGAAAACTAAAGTTTGCTTTTTGGAAGCTGGTATTTCAAACTGGGTATtggaaggaagaaattgcaCGAATGGTTCGATAGCGGACGCTCAAGGCAGTTCCCATATCAATATCTCGAAACCACTGCCAAGCCCACATGGTGCTCGGCCACTGCCGAATCACAGTTATTCTAAAAGCCTTTCACTACCACAAAGCTTACCCTTATCTGCCCATTGCGGGGGAAGCAATGCCGCTAAATCAGCGACGTATTTTTCATCGCCGTTCCCTTCTAGCTCTCCCAGTTCCTCTCCTCAACTGAGCCCTTCGCCTCATGCTTTCAAAAACGGTGGATCTGCGCTGTATCCAGCTGCACCATTACTGGTTGATGGCAGCGGAACGCGCACTCATGATGTTGTTCTGCCCCAGGATGGAAAGGATCTGGAGGCTGCTATCCAAAAGCAACGCTCCCCACTGGCACCGATGGTGCGAGTAGCTCAGGGGAATGCGAAAGTTCCCGTTAACCTCAATGGAAATTCAAAACCACCTAGCCAGCCAATACCGTCGTTGCCCCAATTACCACACAACTCTGGTTTCAACCTTCCGCCGCTGAAAAAATACGATCCGGATTTTACCGTTGGGCTCGAGAATATGGGGAACTCCTGCTACATCAACTGCATCGTGCAATGTTTGTTGGGGACCCACGAACTTACTAATATATTCCTGAATGGATCGTTTGAGAAGCACATAAACATGAACAGCAAGCTCGGATCCAAAGGTGTCCTGGCTAGATACTTCGCCAAGTTGATTCATTCGATGTATAGGAACGGATCTTTCAGACTTCATGAAAGAACTAAGCCGGTTCAACCCATGCAGTTCAAGATGGCTTGTGGTTCGATAAACTCTCTTTTCAAGGAATCTGGTCAACAAGATTGCCAAGAGTTCTGTCAGTTTCTTTTAGATGGTTTGCATGAAGACCTTAATCAGTGTGGGGGAAATCCTCCTTTAAAGGAATTATCTGATGAGGCAGAAAAAATGAGAGAAAAGTTGTCTTTAAGAATTGCCTCATCCATTGAATGGGAAAGGTTTCTTACCACTGACTTTAGCGTGATTGTTGACCTGTTCCAAGGGCAGTATGCATCCCAACTGAAGTGCCAGGTGTGTGGCCGCACGTCGACAACATACCAACCATTCTCTGTGCTCTCAGTTCCGGTTCCACGGGCGAAGTCATGCAACTTGCTGGATTGTTTTAGGGAGTTCACCAAGATCGAAAAGcttgagaaagaagaagaatggtCTTGTCCCCAgtgcaagaagaagcaatcttcgacgaagaagctcacAATAACACGTTTGCCTCGAAATCTGATTATccatttgaaaagatttgaTAACATGTTGAATAAGAACAATGTTTTTGTGCAGTATCCTCTGTGCTTGGATTTGACGTCATATTGGGCTAACGATTTCGACGGCAGGTTACCGCCTGGTGTGACTGACGAATTGCCAGCCAGAGGACAAGTACCTCCGTTCAATTACAAGCTGTACGGTGTAGCATCCCATTTTGGAAGTCTATATGGTGGTCATTACACCTCATATGTTTACAAGGGCCCAAATAGAGGATGGATATATTTTGATGACACGAGTTATCGTCGCACAAAGACTGCCACGGAGTGCATCACGCCTAATGCTTATGTACTATTTTATCATAGAGTCTATCAAAATTGA
- the DOS2 gene encoding Dos2p (ancestral locus Anc_8.187): protein MEFFYDEQAVANAEPSKERDEKTEQVFNKFEDEVSKQYERTASALKKIIKEDEDGVKLNLVLNPEVSETAQRYLRQLDDNLQGVEKAALNYWSKVSDASFWPSVAGKLGNSLDKLVKLDETQRGEKSGQTASGAAGGNRTEAELKALSTNKALYLDREPASGKDFDADAKTEEIARILETDKDMANLMNEIVPESISYNEFWRIFFRERQKILDREGKRREILMEKRAQEEEIGWDDEDAEINEEEAVIVRKEDTSLEKDSEKAGARNEESRDDEDDDDWD from the coding sequence ATGGAATTCTTCTATGATGAGCAGGCTGTCGCCAACGCTGAGCCTTCCAAGGAGCGTGACGAGAAGACTGAACAGGTATTCAATaagtttgaagatgaggTGAGCAAGCAGTATGAAAGAACGGCAAgtgctttgaagaagattatcaaggaagatgaagacggTGTTAAACTCAATTTGGTATTGAATCCCGAAGTTTCCGAGACTGCGCAAAGGTACTTACGGCAATTGGATGATAATCTGCAGGGCGTGGAGAAGGCAGCTTTGAACTACTGGAGCAAGGTTTCGGATGCTAGCTTTTGGCCTTCAGTGGCAGGCAAGCTGGGAAATAGCCTGGATAAGCTTGTCAAGTTGGATGAGACACAGCGTGGTGAAAAATCGGGCCAAACAGCTTCCGGTGCTGCAGGCGGTAATAGAACTGAAGCTGAACTAAAGGCATTGTCGACCAACAAGGCTCTGTATCTGGATCGTGAGCCAGCTTCAGGCAAAGATTTCGATGCAGACGCAAAAACAGAAGAGATAGCGAGGATCCTGGAGACCGATAAGGACATGGCCAATCTGATGAACGAGATTGTGCCCGAGAGCATTAGTTACAACGAGTTCTGGAGAATCTTCTTCCGTGAACGGCAGAAGATTCTCGACAGAGAGggcaagagaagagagaTATTGATGGAGAAAAGAGCACaggaagaggaaattgGTTGGGATGACGAGGATGCTGAAATtaatgaggaagaggcaGTTATCGTGAGGAAGGAGGATACTTCGCTTGAGAAAGACTCGGAAAAGGCAGGTGCTCGCAATGAGGAATCTCgtgatgatgaagatgatgatgattggGATTGA
- the OCA6 gene encoding protein-tyrosine-phosphatase (ancestral locus Anc_8.186), with protein sequence MSLVAPLQFSLVQANLYRGSYPREINLPFLRTLNLKYIVSLTPEPLVNDPVLARFCAENNIQTIHIECLKEKKDKSKPKVKRKKKAVPIEYDVVIQCVKFLADARHYPCYIHCTNGELVTSLVVACLRKLSYWGTVSILNEFLAYNSSINIHERSFVENFNSEIEIDNLEIKDKIPWITVQHVWVSKDENKKDREVARVGSASNMLPKLRFHSL encoded by the coding sequence ATGTCGCTGGTGGCGCCGCTGCAGTTTAGCTTGGTGCAAGCTAACTTATACCGTGGTTCGTATCCACGGGAGATCAACCTTCCATTTCTCAGAACGCTAAATCTCAAGTACATTGTGTCCTTGACTCCAGAGCCGCTGGTGAATGACCCAGTACTCGCCAGGTTCTGTGCTGAGAACAACATTCAGACGATTCACATCGAATGtctgaaggagaagaaggacaagTCTAAGCCTAAGgtcaagagaaagaaaaaggcGGTACCGATCGAGTATGATGTTGTGATACAGTGTGTGAAATTCCTAGCCGATGCCCGACACTACCCCTGCTACATACACTGTACAAATGGGGAGCTCGTAACGTCTTTGGTTGTTGCTTGCCTGAGGAAGCTGTCTTACTGGGGAACGGTATCCATACTTAACGAGTTTCTCGCCTACAATTCAAGCATCAACATACATGAGCGCAGCTTTGTGGAGAATTTTAACTCTGAGATTGAGATAGATAACCTAgaaatcaaggataagATACCATGGATCACTGTTCAGCACGTTTGGGTGTCGAAGGATGAGAACAAAAAAGACAGGGAAGTCGCCAGAGTGGGGAGTGCGTCAAATATGCTGCCGAAATTACGATTTCATAGTCTATAG